The proteins below come from a single Periophthalmus magnuspinnatus isolate fPerMag1 chromosome 7, fPerMag1.2.pri, whole genome shotgun sequence genomic window:
- the LOC117374029 gene encoding keratin-associated protein 6-2-like translates to MCPAFPWTSKNGYFKQYVKGYIEGYFKGYFERYFGGYFERFFKGYFELYSEVHFKVYVEGYFELYFEWYFKGYFSGHFEGYFERYIEGYFDVYVEGYFKGYVEGYFKGYIERYFKGYLERYIEGSKLGSTSPR, encoded by the exons atgtgccctgcgtttccatggacatCTAAGAACG GGTACTTCAAACAGTACGTCAAAGGGTACATCGAAGGGTACTTCAaagggtacttcgaacggtacttTGGAGGCTACTTTGAACGGTTCTTCAAAGGGTACTTCGAACTGTACTCCGAAGTACACTTCAAAGTGTACGTCGAAGGGTACTTTGAACTGTACTTCGAATGGTACTTCAAAGGGTACTTCAGTGGGCACTTTGaagggtacttcgaacggtacaTCGAAGGGTACTTCGACGTGTATGTCGAAGGGTACTTCAAAGGGTACGTCGAAGGGTACTTCAAAGGGTACATTGAACGGTACTTCAAAGGGTACCTCGAACGGTACATCGAAGGGTCCAAATTGGGAAGCACCTCCCCCAGGTAA